One Chitinophagales bacterium DNA segment encodes these proteins:
- a CDS encoding substrate-binding domain-containing protein — MQKKLLLPLLLLPLFTLLNFTTPRIVPAGAANHPPKALSGKITMSGAYALYPMAVKWGEEFRKLNPGVTFDIQGGGAGKGMTDVLSGTVNFGMVSRDISPDEVKKGAYGIAVCKIAVIPVINPNNPYIELIKQKGITRDQFYKIFISGEITTWGEVLGNKSMKPIKIFTRSDAAGAAESWAKFLGSSYKQEDLGGTGVFGDPGLAQAVAKDPLAMGFNNINFVYDNKSRKPQPGLFPCPIDLNNNRVFDAAENVYGSLDIIDDAILSGAYPSPPARALYLVTKGKPGNPLMVAFLQWALSDGQKYLDEAGFVKLPADLLKKELSALTASN, encoded by the coding sequence ATGCAAAAAAAATTACTCCTTCCGCTACTCCTGCTCCCGCTTTTTACATTGCTGAATTTCACTACTCCACGGATAGTGCCGGCAGGAGCAGCGAATCATCCGCCTAAGGCGTTATCCGGAAAAATTACAATGTCCGGAGCTTATGCGCTCTATCCGATGGCAGTTAAATGGGGTGAAGAATTCAGGAAACTTAATCCGGGCGTCACCTTTGATATTCAGGGTGGTGGTGCTGGTAAAGGAATGACTGATGTACTGTCGGGTACTGTCAACTTTGGAATGGTGTCAAGGGATATTTCGCCCGATGAAGTCAAAAAAGGTGCTTATGGTATTGCCGTCTGTAAAATCGCTGTTATTCCTGTCATCAATCCCAACAATCCTTATATCGAACTGATTAAACAAAAAGGTATCACACGTGATCAGTTTTATAAGATTTTTATTTCGGGAGAAATAACAACATGGGGCGAAGTACTAGGCAATAAAAGTATGAAACCGATAAAAATATTTACGCGCTCTGATGCAGCCGGTGCCGCTGAATCATGGGCGAAGTTTTTAGGCAGTTCGTATAAACAGGAGGATTTGGGTGGCACAGGCGTTTTCGGCGACCCCGGGCTCGCACAAGCGGTTGCCAAAGATCCGCTGGCCATGGGCTTCAACAATATCAATTTTGTTTACGACAATAAGAGCAGAAAACCGCAACCCGGCCTTTTCCCCTGCCCTATCGACCTCAACAATAACCGCGTATTTGATGCGGCGGAAAATGTGTACGGCTCGCTTGATATAATAGATGATGCTATTCTGAGTGGGGCCTACCCTTCACCACCTGCACGCGCCCTTTACCTGGTTACCAAAGGCAAACCGGGAAATCCACTAATGGTTGCATTTCTCCAATGGGCCTTATCCGATGGTCAAAAATATCTGGATGAAGCAGGCTTTGTCAAATTGCCGGCTGACTTACTCAAGAAAGAATTATCAGCATTAACAGCTTCAAACTAA
- a CDS encoding OprO/OprP family phosphate-selective porin — protein MQQKFTLTASLFFLVIFINESRSFAAVSGNFSNTNLPAIETMQADSPKKEQAPPPQMLTFPISSITAKMTLNGYSQVRYQYNFTDPALGKPANGFDIRNARLFLRGTVLKNLSYNFQADFAPPTVRLMDATAAYTYNKFAKLTVGQQKAPISYESLRTDYDIHSISRSQAVEALTARSRDVLATANSTTAVNNNGRDIGLLFSGGIPNAATNSNWVDYSLGLFNGSGINVSDADAHKDIAGRVVVRPIKNLAIGGSFYNGKATYGGDKKTPKDRNRFGFDVAYEDGKHIYAVFEYLQGVDSTTNKGGYYGLAEGYFIPKKFAALVKYDSYDPNMDKDKDATSVISFGLNYYFAQFTKIQLQYDIRHEDGADTQKKNDLLSVQAQIFF, from the coding sequence ATGCAACAGAAATTTACCCTCACTGCATCACTGTTTTTCCTGGTAATTTTCATCAATGAAAGCAGATCGTTTGCAGCCGTATCCGGCAATTTTAGCAACACTAATCTTCCGGCGATCGAGACTATGCAGGCTGATTCGCCAAAAAAGGAACAGGCACCACCTCCGCAAATGCTCACATTCCCAATCTCTTCCATCACGGCAAAAATGACACTTAACGGGTATAGCCAGGTCCGCTACCAATACAATTTCACTGATCCGGCGCTTGGCAAACCTGCCAATGGCTTTGATATCAGAAATGCACGGCTCTTCTTACGGGGAACTGTGCTGAAAAACTTATCATACAATTTCCAGGCAGATTTTGCACCGCCTACTGTCCGGTTGATGGATGCGACTGCGGCATACACATATAATAAATTTGCCAAACTTACGGTCGGGCAGCAAAAAGCGCCTATCTCCTATGAAAGTCTTCGCACAGATTATGATATTCATAGTATCAGCCGTTCTCAGGCTGTTGAAGCGCTCACCGCCCGTTCGAGAGATGTGCTGGCAACAGCCAATTCCACTACCGCCGTTAATAATAATGGCCGTGACATTGGTTTGCTCTTTAGTGGCGGTATTCCGAATGCTGCAACAAATTCCAATTGGGTGGATTATTCCCTCGGGCTATTCAACGGAAGCGGCATAAATGTCTCTGATGCTGATGCACATAAAGATATCGCAGGAAGAGTGGTGGTTCGCCCCATAAAGAACCTTGCAATCGGAGGCTCTTTTTATAATGGAAAAGCAACATACGGAGGCGATAAAAAAACACCAAAAGACAGGAATCGATTTGGATTTGATGTTGCATACGAGGATGGCAAACACATCTATGCCGTATTTGAATACCTGCAGGGGGTTGACAGTACCACCAACAAAGGAGGATACTATGGCCTTGCGGAAGGATATTTCATTCCGAAGAAATTTGCAGCATTGGTCAAGTATGATTCATATGATCCCAATATGGATAAAGATAAGGATGCAACCAGTGTCATTAGTTTCGGGCTCAACTACTACTTTGCCCAATTCACAAAGATCCAGTTGCAATACGATATAAGGCATGAAGATGGCGCAGATACACAGAAGAAAAATGATTTGCTCTCTGTGCAGGCGCAGATATTCTTCTGA
- a CDS encoding Rrf2 family transcriptional regulator — translation MLSHKAKYGLKAAFYLARHYEDGPVLIADLAAAEYIPKKFLEHILLELKKQGILYSRMGKGGGYSLAKSPDKIYLGQIIRILDGPLAAVQCVSKSAYVRCVECKDERTCEIRKVMKHVRDATAHILDRTSLADAMHSKLTLHK, via the coding sequence ATGTTATCACATAAGGCAAAATACGGTTTGAAAGCAGCCTTTTATCTCGCCCGCCATTATGAGGATGGACCGGTATTAATCGCCGATTTAGCCGCAGCAGAATATATCCCTAAAAAATTCCTCGAGCACATCTTGCTTGAACTGAAAAAGCAGGGCATTTTATACAGCAGAATGGGAAAAGGCGGTGGTTATTCACTGGCGAAATCACCCGATAAGATTTACCTCGGCCAGATTATCCGCATTCTCGACGGGCCGCTTGCTGCCGTACAATGCGTCAGTAAGTCAGCTTATGTAAGATGTGTGGAATGCAAAGATGAACGCACCTGTGAAATCAGGAAAGTGATGAAGCATGTGCGAGATGCCACTGCTCATATCCTTGACCGTACTTCGCTGGCAGATGCCATGCATTCCAAGCTAACACTTCACAAATAA
- the lpdA gene encoding dihydrolipoyl dehydrogenase, which yields MNYDLIVVGSGPGGYVAAIRAAQLGLKTAIIEKESLGGICLNWGCIPTKALLKSANVFEYIKHAKDYGITIGDAAPDFNAIVKRSRDVANGMSRGVQFLMKKNKIEVVMGTATLKPGNKVAILDGSGKTSEIAARHIIVATGSRSKELPAMKQDGQRIIGYREAMVLPQLPKSMVIVGAGAIGCEFAYFYNAMGTRVTLIEFMPSIVPVEDEEIAKELEKSYKKQGITVLTNAAVEKVDTSGTACRVSVKTSQGVQNIDCDIVLSAAGVSTNIENIGLEATGIKTEKGRVSVDDFYRTNIPGYYAIGDIVKGPALAHVASAEGIICVEKIAGKNPEPLDYNNLPGCTYCSPEIASVGLTEKAAKEAGYQLKVGKFPFSASGKASAAGAKEGFVKVIFDAKYGEFLGAHMIGANVTEMIAEVVVARKLETTGHEIIKSVHPHPTMSEAIMEAAAAAYGEVIHL from the coding sequence ATGAATTACGATTTAATTGTAGTAGGGAGTGGCCCCGGTGGATATGTTGCAGCTATCAGGGCTGCTCAACTGGGGCTGAAAACGGCAATTATTGAAAAAGAATCTCTTGGCGGAATTTGTCTCAACTGGGGCTGTATTCCCACCAAAGCACTCTTAAAAAGCGCCAATGTTTTTGAATATATAAAGCACGCAAAAGATTACGGTATTACCATTGGAGATGCCGCGCCTGATTTCAATGCAATTGTAAAACGAAGCCGCGATGTGGCGAATGGAATGAGCCGCGGGGTGCAGTTTCTCATGAAAAAAAACAAGATTGAAGTAGTAATGGGAACTGCGACACTGAAACCCGGAAACAAGGTGGCAATACTTGATGGCAGCGGTAAAACAAGCGAAATTGCTGCACGCCATATTATCGTGGCAACCGGCAGCAGATCGAAAGAACTACCCGCAATGAAACAGGATGGCCAGAGGATAATCGGCTATCGCGAAGCGATGGTATTGCCGCAGCTTCCCAAAAGCATGGTGATTGTGGGTGCCGGTGCCATCGGATGTGAATTTGCTTATTTCTATAATGCAATGGGCACCAGGGTTACGCTTATTGAATTCATGCCTTCCATTGTGCCTGTTGAAGATGAAGAAATAGCTAAAGAGCTGGAGAAAAGTTATAAGAAGCAAGGTATCACGGTATTGACAAATGCTGCAGTGGAAAAAGTTGACACTTCCGGCACTGCCTGTAGGGTGTCGGTTAAAACTTCGCAAGGCGTGCAAAACATCGATTGCGATATTGTGCTGTCCGCTGCAGGTGTGTCTACGAATATTGAAAATATTGGATTAGAAGCAACTGGCATCAAAACCGAAAAAGGCAGGGTTAGTGTTGATGATTTTTATCGCACCAACATTCCCGGATATTATGCAATAGGCGACATAGTAAAGGGCCCAGCCCTGGCACATGTGGCCAGTGCAGAAGGAATCATCTGTGTTGAAAAAATTGCAGGAAAGAATCCTGAACCGCTCGACTATAATAACCTTCCGGGTTGCACTTACTGTTCACCGGAAATCGCTTCCGTTGGCTTAACAGAAAAAGCAGCAAAGGAGGCCGGATACCAGTTAAAGGTGGGCAAGTTTCCATTTTCCGCCTCAGGAAAAGCAAGTGCGGCCGGTGCCAAGGAAGGCTTCGTAAAGGTTATATTCGACGCAAAATATGGAGAGTTTCTGGGCGCTCATATGATAGGTGCAAATGTAACGGAAATGATTGCTGAAGTGGTCGTTGCCAGAAAACTGGAAACTACGGGGCATGAAATTATTAAAAGCGTCCATCCGCATCCGACAATGAGCGAGGCAATAATGGAAGCCGCAGCGGCTGCCTATGGTGAAGTGATACATTTATAG
- a CDS encoding outer membrane lipoprotein carrier protein LolA, with amino-acid sequence MKKTAGLFTCCVLYCLSIAAQQPDVKAQQILNGVSAKYKGYKSVQADFALTLEGGSDSKTNQQSGTLYLKGNKYKLMLSNQEIISDNITVWTYLKAENEVQINTFEKDDNNISPTEIFTIYEKNFLYAFNEEKTIAGKTLQIIDLTPNDKNKPYFKVRLAIDKAAKTIQSATVFDKNGNRYTYEIKKLTPNVELNDAFFAFDTKKYPGIEVVDLR; translated from the coding sequence ATGAAGAAGACAGCCGGTCTCTTTACTTGCTGTGTATTGTATTGCTTATCCATAGCTGCACAACAGCCTGACGTCAAAGCACAGCAGATTCTGAATGGCGTAAGTGCCAAATATAAAGGGTATAAATCGGTGCAGGCTGATTTTGCGCTTACCCTGGAAGGCGGATCTGATAGCAAAACAAATCAGCAATCGGGAACACTTTACCTGAAAGGGAATAAGTATAAATTAATGCTCAGCAACCAGGAGATAATTTCTGATAATATCACTGTCTGGACCTACTTGAAAGCCGAAAATGAAGTACAGATCAACACTTTCGAAAAGGATGATAACAACATCTCACCAACAGAGATCTTTACCATTTATGAGAAAAATTTCCTCTATGCTTTTAACGAAGAAAAGACAATAGCCGGAAAGACGCTGCAGATCATCGATCTGACGCCAAATGATAAGAACAAACCCTATTTCAAAGTACGGTTGGCTATAGACAAGGCTGCGAAAACTATTCAGAGTGCTACCGTCTTTGATAAAAACGGAAACAGGTACACCTATGAAATTAAAAAGCTTACTCCTAATGTGGAGCTGAATGATGCATTCTTTGCGTTTGATACCAAAAAATACCCCGGCATTGAAGTGGTAGATCTCCGGTGA
- a CDS encoding DNA translocase FtsK: MAETTNKLKAEKEKAKETKEERVTESKAVTEKTREKKKKKQAESWFTSLRNDERLPKLAGLTMLLSSLYLFVALVSYLFTWKTDQDKIFQFSWRNFLTGTFEVENYLGRLGAYVSHFFMYNAFGLTSFLFVAVLFVAGVNLLFNIRVFAVTRLLKVALFALVLLPATLSFFFSGNGFPFGGAMGNMLNSWLVGFLGVIGTGALLIFAVLAYVVIVFNYSFHHFNPFKTAATPRLSTAISNADDNIAESPAAAPDLPAAETFTSPEHEPAEMELKELEPANKITVGSLVVETIDEQDEETAEEISTPIGEINAPLSSLPPRDESDIALDIVATKEEELADAETAVRENYDPAIDLPKYQYPTLDLLENYGSEKIRIDSDELMRNKDQIVKTLQNYGIEIQNIKATVGPTVTLYEIVPAPGVRISKIKNLEDDIALSLSALGIRIIAPIPGKGTIGIEVPNMHKETVSMRSMLASEKFQNAAMDLPIALGKTISNEIFIADLARMPHMLMAGATGQGKSVGVNSILVSLLYKKHPSQIKFVLIDPKKVELSLYTSIEKHFLAKLPGEADPIIVDTKKVVNTLKALTVEMDLRYDLLKNAQCRNIKEYNEKFLNRKLLPTKGHRFLPYIILVIDEFADLIMTAGKEIETPIARLAQLARAIGIHLIIATQRPSVNIITGTIKANFPARIAFKVTSKVDSRTILDHGGADQLIGRGDLLLSIGGETIRLQCGFVDTPEVEKVCDFIAAQKGYPEAHLLPEVKDEEGEGGDFLDPNERDELFEEAASLIVQYQQGSTSLLQRRLKLGYNRAGRLMDQLESTGIVGPNQGSKARDVLIKDELELEQFLAHLKEKSGIY, translated from the coding sequence ATGGCTGAAACGACCAATAAATTAAAGGCGGAAAAAGAAAAGGCGAAAGAAACGAAGGAGGAGAGAGTAACTGAATCCAAAGCGGTAACGGAAAAGACGCGCGAAAAGAAAAAGAAGAAACAGGCCGAAAGCTGGTTCACTTCATTGCGCAACGACGAAAGATTGCCAAAACTGGCAGGCCTCACCATGCTGCTTTCCTCATTGTACCTGTTTGTTGCGCTGGTCTCTTATCTTTTTACATGGAAGACAGACCAGGACAAAATTTTTCAATTCTCCTGGCGAAACTTCCTTACCGGCACCTTCGAAGTAGAAAACTATTTGGGACGGTTAGGCGCCTATGTTTCTCATTTTTTCATGTACAATGCCTTTGGACTCACCTCTTTCCTATTCGTTGCTGTACTATTCGTTGCCGGCGTCAATTTATTATTCAACATCAGGGTATTCGCTGTTACGAGATTGCTGAAAGTCGCGCTTTTCGCATTAGTTCTCCTGCCTGCCACTTTGAGTTTCTTTTTTTCCGGGAATGGCTTTCCATTCGGCGGTGCAATGGGAAATATGCTGAACAGCTGGCTGGTGGGATTCCTCGGAGTCATCGGCACGGGTGCACTCCTGATTTTCGCAGTGCTTGCTTATGTGGTTATAGTTTTCAATTATAGTTTTCATCACTTTAATCCTTTCAAAACTGCTGCTACACCACGACTAAGTACGGCAATCAGCAATGCAGATGATAACATTGCTGAATCACCTGCGGCCGCCCCTGATTTACCTGCTGCCGAAACATTCACATCACCGGAGCATGAACCTGCTGAAATGGAGTTGAAGGAACTGGAACCGGCTAACAAAATTACCGTCGGGTCGCTGGTGGTGGAAACAATTGATGAGCAAGATGAGGAAACAGCTGAAGAAATCAGCACCCCAATCGGGGAAATCAATGCTCCGCTCAGCAGCTTGCCGCCAAGAGATGAATCGGATATAGCGCTCGACATTGTGGCAACAAAAGAGGAAGAACTGGCTGATGCGGAAACAGCCGTTCGTGAAAACTACGACCCTGCAATTGATCTGCCAAAGTATCAATACCCGACACTGGATCTGCTGGAAAATTATGGTTCTGAAAAGATACGGATCGATTCGGATGAACTGATGCGTAACAAAGATCAGATCGTAAAAACTTTACAGAATTACGGCATTGAGATCCAAAATATTAAAGCTACAGTTGGTCCCACGGTCACACTTTATGAAATAGTGCCCGCTCCTGGTGTACGGATTTCCAAAATAAAAAACCTGGAAGACGACATCGCCTTATCACTTTCCGCACTGGGAATACGCATTATCGCCCCTATTCCCGGAAAAGGCACCATCGGTATCGAAGTGCCTAATATGCACAAAGAGACCGTTTCCATGCGTTCCATGCTGGCATCAGAAAAATTTCAGAACGCGGCAATGGACCTCCCAATTGCATTGGGAAAAACAATATCGAATGAAATATTCATTGCTGACCTCGCGCGTATGCCGCATATGCTGATGGCCGGTGCTACCGGACAGGGAAAATCTGTTGGTGTTAACTCCATACTGGTTTCATTGCTTTATAAAAAACATCCATCGCAAATAAAATTTGTACTGATTGACCCCAAGAAGGTGGAACTGTCGCTTTATACAAGCATTGAAAAACATTTTCTTGCCAAATTACCCGGTGAAGCCGACCCGATTATTGTAGATACCAAAAAGGTGGTGAATACGCTCAAAGCATTGACCGTTGAAATGGATCTGCGTTACGACCTGCTGAAAAACGCGCAATGCAGAAACATAAAGGAATACAATGAGAAATTTCTGAACCGAAAGCTGCTTCCGACCAAAGGTCACCGCTTCCTGCCTTATATAATCCTCGTGATTGATGAATTTGCGGATCTCATCATGACTGCCGGAAAGGAAATTGAAACACCCATAGCGCGGCTTGCCCAACTGGCACGTGCCATCGGTATTCACCTCATCATTGCTACGCAAAGGCCTTCGGTAAATATCATCACCGGTACCATTAAAGCAAACTTTCCCGCGCGAATAGCATTTAAAGTAACCTCCAAGGTTGATTCGCGCACAATTCTCGATCATGGCGGCGCCGATCAGCTAATCGGGCGCGGCGACCTGTTGCTTTCTATAGGTGGAGAAACTATCAGGTTGCAATGTGGCTTCGTTGACACCCCTGAAGTTGAAAAGGTATGTGATTTCATCGCCGCACAGAAGGGATACCCCGAAGCGCACCTCCTGCCGGAAGTAAAAGATGAAGAAGGCGAAGGTGGTGACTTCCTGGATCCGAATGAACGCGATGAATTATTTGAAGAAGCCGCAAGCCTGATTGTACAGTATCAGCAAGGCAGCACCTCACTGCTGCAACGACGCCTTAAACTTGGTTACAACCGTGCCGGACGGTTAATGGATCAACTGGAATCCACCGGCATCGTTGGCCCTAATCAGGGCAGTAAAGCCCGTGATGTGCTGATAAAGGACGAACTGGAATTGGAACAGTTTTTGGCTCACCTGAAGGAGAAAAGCGGAATTTATTAG